A stretch of the Desulfuromonas sp. TF genome encodes the following:
- a CDS encoding NFACT family protein, whose product MSMDILFIEAVAAELREKIRGAAVSKIHQPGPEQLLLRLWNGRENLRLFLCAAPGAGRIHLTEEKLPNPAAPPRFCQLLRSRLSRLLELERLPGERIVRLLFAGGDGERWTLMAELLGQRPNLILLDSHDRIVDALHRIAWEGEGREVLPGLPYRAPEQPRRLDLAEGLPEIPAGRDFNSWILENLSPMTPLVAADLTAAVARGKSPEEVLGRFRERWLARDLTPWIGVRDGKQVLAAYLPEYITPERIETFPSPSVAADAFYRGEAEVFGGGREELERVVRKELQRLRKRLRHIEDERDKALRSERQRELGDLLLANLHRLKRGMAEVVLDDWYADPPAPVTLPLDPALTPQENAERFFKLHRKGKRGLEHTERRRAETLGEMEWLEGAALALEEAEGAEELEAIRRELAAAGKIRTRSEPGRRTVAAGPQEQLRRTLSPGGFEICWGKNNRGNDHISRQVSGPDDLWFHAHNMPGCHLVLKRGAHRGEIPEADVLHAASIAAAYSRGKEAGKVEVMVAEGKWVRKPKGARPGLVTVERYRTVVVKPLKP is encoded by the coding sequence ATGTCCATGGATATCCTCTTCATCGAAGCCGTGGCCGCTGAACTGCGGGAAAAAATACGCGGCGCGGCCGTGAGCAAAATACATCAGCCCGGACCGGAGCAACTTCTCCTGCGCCTCTGGAACGGTCGGGAAAATCTGCGACTGTTCCTCTGTGCCGCCCCCGGAGCGGGGCGCATCCATCTCACCGAAGAAAAGCTGCCCAATCCTGCCGCGCCGCCGCGGTTCTGTCAATTGCTGCGCTCGCGCCTTAGCCGACTGCTGGAGCTCGAGCGGCTGCCCGGCGAGAGGATCGTCCGCCTGCTCTTTGCGGGCGGCGACGGTGAGCGATGGACCCTGATGGCCGAACTGCTCGGCCAGCGCCCCAACCTGATCCTTCTCGATTCCCATGACCGCATCGTGGACGCCCTTCACCGCATCGCATGGGAGGGGGAGGGAAGGGAGGTTCTGCCTGGGCTTCCCTACCGGGCTCCCGAACAGCCCCGCCGTCTCGACCTCGCCGAGGGCCTCCCCGAGATTCCCGCCGGCCGCGATTTCAACTCATGGATCCTGGAAAACCTCTCCCCCATGACCCCACTGGTCGCTGCAGACCTGACGGCAGCCGTCGCGCGGGGCAAATCGCCCGAAGAGGTTCTCGGCCGGTTCAGGGAGCGCTGGCTGGCGCGCGACCTCACTCCTTGGATCGGAGTCCGGGATGGAAAACAAGTGCTTGCGGCGTATCTCCCGGAGTACATCACTCCGGAGCGGATCGAAACCTTTCCCAGCCCCTCGGTTGCCGCCGACGCCTTTTACCGCGGAGAAGCCGAAGTCTTCGGCGGCGGCAGGGAGGAACTGGAGCGGGTCGTGCGCAAGGAACTGCAGCGCCTTCGCAAGCGCCTGAGGCATATCGAGGACGAGCGCGACAAGGCGCTTCGGTCCGAACGCCAGCGCGAATTGGGGGATCTTCTACTGGCTAATCTGCATCGCCTTAAAAGAGGAATGGCGGAAGTCGTTCTCGATGACTGGTACGCCGACCCGCCGGCACCGGTCACCCTCCCTCTGGATCCTGCCCTCACGCCGCAGGAGAACGCAGAGCGCTTCTTCAAACTGCATCGCAAGGGGAAAAGAGGCCTTGAACATACTGAACGTCGCCGTGCCGAGACCCTGGGCGAGATGGAGTGGCTGGAAGGTGCGGCTCTGGCACTGGAGGAGGCCGAGGGAGCGGAAGAGCTGGAGGCGATCCGACGGGAGCTGGCTGCCGCCGGAAAGATCCGCACCCGCTCCGAACCGGGGCGCAGAACCGTCGCCGCCGGTCCGCAGGAGCAGCTTCGCCGTACCCTGAGTCCCGGCGGTTTCGAGATCTGCTGGGGAAAGAACAACCGCGGCAACGATCATATCAGCCGACAGGTGAGCGGTCCCGACGATCTCTGGTTCCATGCCCACAACATGCCTGGGTGTCACCTGGTTCTGAAGAGGGGAGCGCACCGGGGCGAGATTCCCGAGGCGGATGTGCTCCATGCCGCATCTATCGCCGCCGCGTATTCACGGGGAAAGGAGGCCGGAAAGGTTGAGGTGATGGTCGCCGAGGGCAAGTGGGTGCGCAAGCCGAAAGGGGCGAGGCCGGGGCTGGTCACTGTGGAGCGCTATCGGACGGTGGTGGTGAAGCCGTTAAAGCCTTAA
- a CDS encoding homocysteine synthase, whose amino-acid sequence MSEETQHRLGTKALHAGQVPDPTTNSRAVPIYQTTSYVFNSSEHAANLFSLAEMGNIYTRIMNPTTDVLEKRLAEMDGGVGALAVASGSASITLAVLNLAKAGDNIVSTNFLYGGTYNLFHYTLARMGIEVKFVDTADPQNVAAAIDENTKAVFTETIGNPKNNVDDFEALARVAHDNGIPLIVDNTVATPVLFRPIEHGADIVCYSLTKFIGGHGTSIGGAVVDSGNFDWSSGRFPEYTTPDPSYHGLVYHEALGNLAYILKMRITLLRDLGPALSPFNAFLFLQGLETLHVRMPRHCENALKVAQFLESHPCVEWVNYPGLPSHPDYERAQKYLPAGQGGILGFGIKGGAASGAKFIDSVKLASHLANIGDAKTLVIHPATTTHQQLSPEEQASAGVTPDFVRVSVGIEDVEDIIADLDQALKASQA is encoded by the coding sequence ATGTCCGAAGAAACTCAGCACCGTCTCGGTACCAAGGCCCTGCACGCCGGCCAGGTCCCCGATCCGACCACCAACTCCCGCGCCGTTCCCATCTATCAGACGACTTCCTATGTCTTCAATTCCTCGGAGCACGCGGCCAATCTCTTCTCCCTTGCCGAAATGGGGAACATCTACACCCGGATCATGAATCCGACCACGGACGTGCTGGAGAAGCGTCTGGCGGAGATGGACGGCGGGGTCGGCGCCCTGGCGGTGGCCTCGGGCTCGGCCTCGATCACCCTGGCCGTGCTCAATCTGGCCAAGGCCGGCGACAACATCGTCTCCACGAATTTTCTCTACGGCGGCACCTACAATCTCTTTCATTACACCCTGGCCCGGATGGGAATCGAGGTCAAGTTCGTCGACACCGCCGATCCTCAGAACGTGGCCGCGGCAATCGATGAGAACACCAAGGCAGTCTTCACCGAAACCATAGGCAACCCCAAGAACAACGTCGACGACTTCGAAGCCCTGGCCCGGGTCGCCCACGACAACGGCATCCCCCTCATCGTCGACAACACCGTGGCCACTCCGGTCCTCTTCCGCCCCATCGAGCACGGCGCGGACATCGTTTGCTACTCCCTGACCAAGTTCATCGGCGGACATGGAACCAGCATCGGCGGCGCCGTGGTCGACAGCGGCAACTTCGACTGGTCGAGCGGACGCTTCCCCGAGTACACGACTCCCGATCCCAGCTATCACGGCCTTGTCTATCACGAGGCCCTTGGGAATCTGGCCTATATCCTCAAAATGCGCATCACCCTGCTGCGCGACCTGGGTCCGGCCCTCTCCCCCTTCAACGCCTTCCTGTTCCTCCAGGGACTCGAAACGCTGCACGTGCGGATGCCCCGTCACTGCGAAAACGCCCTGAAGGTAGCGCAGTTTCTCGAATCCCATCCCTGCGTCGAGTGGGTGAACTACCCTGGGCTTCCCAGCCATCCGGATTATGAGCGGGCGCAGAAATATCTGCCGGCTGGCCAGGGAGGGATCCTCGGGTTCGGCATCAAGGGGGGGGCCGCGTCGGGTGCAAAATTCATCGACAGCGTCAAGCTGGCCAGCCACCTGGCCAATATCGGCGACGCCAAAACCCTGGTCATCCACCCGGCCACCACAACCCATCAGCAGCTCAGTCCGGAAGAGCAGGCCTCGGCCGGAGTCACCCCCGATTTCGTCCGTGTCTCGGTGGGGATCGAGGACGTGGAGGACATCATTGCCGACCTCGACCAGGCGCTGAAAGCCAGTCAAGCCTGA
- a CDS encoding lysophospholipid acyltransferase family protein, with product MAERTAKNLFEYALFLVFVFAARLLPRGAALALGGHIGRVCQFLIPKKRKLAYDNIHRAFPEMSASEVKVIVSETFRNLGISGMEMLTLNRFESEQDLQKNFDITGLEHLREAYDLNRGVFLLTGHIGFWEVGTFLLPKVGFPADFVAKKMKNPYVDKYFQRMREAGGGRCLDSKKGARRIIRSLGEKRGVAILLDQHISRNEAVVVDFFGRKACTTPVIAQIAMKNGIPVVPLFSYRTRDYRHNIVIEPMVLFPDESGEEAVVRNTALLTAKIEEAVRRDPAQWFWVHRRWRDLG from the coding sequence ATGGCCGAGCGCACCGCAAAAAATCTCTTTGAATATGCCCTTTTTCTGGTTTTCGTCTTTGCCGCCAGACTTCTCCCCCGCGGAGCCGCACTGGCTCTTGGCGGACACATAGGGCGGGTCTGCCAGTTTCTGATCCCGAAGAAACGTAAACTCGCCTACGACAATATCCACAGGGCTTTTCCTGAGATGTCCGCCTCGGAGGTGAAAGTTATTGTCTCAGAAACCTTCCGCAATCTCGGCATCAGCGGCATGGAGATGTTGACCCTGAACCGTTTCGAATCAGAGCAGGACCTGCAGAAAAACTTTGACATCACTGGCCTCGAACATCTGCGCGAGGCCTATGATCTGAACCGGGGAGTCTTTCTGCTGACCGGACATATCGGATTCTGGGAGGTAGGCACCTTCCTCCTTCCCAAGGTGGGGTTCCCCGCCGATTTTGTCGCAAAGAAGATGAAGAACCCGTATGTCGACAAGTATTTTCAGCGCATGCGGGAAGCCGGCGGCGGCCGCTGCCTGGACAGTAAAAAAGGAGCGAGGCGGATCATCCGTTCCCTCGGGGAGAAACGGGGAGTAGCCATCCTTCTGGATCAGCACATCTCCCGCAACGAGGCTGTGGTGGTTGATTTTTTCGGCCGCAAGGCCTGCACCACACCCGTCATCGCTCAGATCGCCATGAAAAACGGGATCCCCGTGGTCCCCCTTTTCTCCTACCGAACCCGGGATTACAGGCACAATATCGTGATCGAGCCGATGGTCCTCTTCCCCGACGAATCCGGCGAGGAAGCGGTCGTTCGCAATACGGCCCTGCTCACGGCAAAAATCGAGGAGGCGGTCCGCCGGGATCCTGCCCAGTGGTTCTGGGTTCACCGCCGATGGCGGGACCTGGGATGA
- a CDS encoding tRNA (cytidine(34)-2'-O)-methyltransferase, whose protein sequence is MIPHPSFHIVLIEPEIPPNTGNIARLCGATGTVLHLVGKLGFSIDDKHLRRAGLDYWEAVDVQRWGSLEELQQAFPLGRWWYTSKKGVKSYVEADFRPGDFIVFGKETLGLPEKLLAAHPEKTLRIPIFSPVVRSLNLSTAAGIVLYEALRQSGRLSD, encoded by the coding sequence ATGATCCCTCATCCCTCTTTCCATATCGTACTGATCGAACCGGAGATCCCCCCCAATACAGGCAACATCGCGCGTCTGTGCGGGGCCACCGGGACGGTTCTGCACCTGGTGGGAAAGCTCGGCTTTTCCATCGACGACAAGCATCTCAGGCGGGCGGGGCTCGATTACTGGGAGGCGGTGGATGTGCAAAGGTGGGGGAGTCTTGAGGAGCTGCAGCAGGCGTTTCCCCTAGGCCGCTGGTGGTATACCTCGAAAAAGGGAGTCAAATCCTATGTCGAGGCGGATTTCCGACCCGGCGATTTTATCGTTTTCGGCAAGGAAACCCTGGGGCTTCCGGAAAAGCTCCTTGCCGCCCATCCCGAAAAGACCCTTCGCATCCCCATCTTCTCTCCCGTCGTCCGCAGTCTAAATCTCTCCACCGCGGCAGGAATAGTTCTGTACGAAGCCCTGCGACAGAGCGGACGACTGAGCGACTGA
- a CDS encoding methylated-DNA--[protein]-cysteine S-methyltransferase, with protein MKRISTADGHIFGLCRSPIGWLGLVAGREGLAAVVSHPSEEEVRGRIAEGYPVAAPGENSLLAEAQRQFEEYFRGERRDFDLPLELPGIPPFSSAVLRQLVGVPYGTTVTYGELAAAVGSPGAARAVGRAMATNPLPLVIPCHRVVGRGGKMTGYSGGEGIATKEWLLEHERLQL; from the coding sequence ATGAAGAGGATATCGACAGCGGACGGACATATTTTCGGCTTGTGCCGCTCCCCCATCGGATGGCTCGGTCTGGTGGCGGGAAGGGAGGGCTTGGCTGCCGTCGTCTCCCATCCCTCCGAAGAGGAGGTGCGCGGGCGCATTGCCGAGGGGTACCCGGTGGCGGCGCCAGGCGAAAACTCCCTTCTTGCCGAGGCGCAGCGTCAGTTTGAGGAATATTTCCGGGGCGAGAGGCGCGATTTTGATCTGCCCTTGGAACTGCCCGGGATTCCCCCCTTTTCCTCGGCCGTCCTGCGGCAGCTGGTCGGGGTTCCATACGGAACGACCGTCACCTATGGCGAGCTGGCGGCTGCCGTCGGGAGTCCGGGTGCCGCCCGGGCCGTGGGTCGGGCGATGGCCACAAATCCTCTGCCCCTCGTCATTCCCTGCCATCGGGTGGTCGGGAGGGGAGGGAAAATGACGGGATATTCGGGAGGGGAGGGGATCGCGACAAAGGAGTGGCTGCTTGAGCACGAGCGGCTGCAATTATAA
- the murJ gene encoding murein biosynthesis integral membrane protein MurJ, with protein sequence MSERKQISMATGVMGVATGLSRIAGLVRDMVVAALFGAGFGTDAFFMAFTIPNLLRRFFAEGSLTAAFVPTFADVRHRQGDEEAMRVASICWTLLLLIMAAVTLLGVLGSPLLVRGIGFGFGAVEGKLVLTDFLNRIMFPYIFFISLLGLVTGILNVLGHYFLPAVSTLFLNLSMILCALVLSPLFEIPITSLAIGVLIGGAVQLLMHFPVLRRKGVRLHLDFNFRHPAVVRVSRLMLPGIAGVAIYQINVVVTRLLASFLPEGSVSYLYYGQRLFEFPQGIFVVSLAQAVLPAMSRQASLGDEEGLKDSLRFALALIAVITVPAAVGLMLCAVPVYSLFFMKGAFGYYEVRQTALALAAFAPGLLFVGVSRVVVPAFYAMKDTRTPVWISFWTLLVNAGTGLILMKPFGHTGLAMALTFSSIFNCLLLVWALHRKVGRLGLSRLFASLVRLLPAAGCMAAVVWYILEFAPWSTAGAIWLKAAVLSAAVAAGTGIYAMGCVVFKVPEAAEAMALMKGKLMRGKK encoded by the coding sequence ATGTCCGAAAGAAAACAGATATCCATGGCCACCGGAGTCATGGGAGTGGCGACCGGGCTCAGCCGCATTGCCGGACTGGTGCGAGACATGGTCGTTGCCGCTCTTTTCGGCGCCGGATTCGGCACGGATGCTTTTTTCATGGCCTTCACCATTCCCAACCTGCTGCGACGTTTCTTTGCTGAAGGATCCCTGACCGCTGCCTTTGTTCCGACCTTTGCCGATGTTCGCCACCGGCAGGGGGATGAGGAGGCGATGCGGGTGGCGTCGATATGCTGGACCCTGCTGCTGCTGATCATGGCGGCGGTGACGCTCCTCGGTGTTCTGGGCTCGCCCCTCCTGGTTCGAGGCATAGGGTTCGGCTTCGGTGCGGTGGAGGGGAAGCTGGTCCTGACGGATTTCCTTAACCGCATCATGTTCCCTTACATTTTTTTCATCAGTCTCCTGGGGCTCGTCACAGGCATTCTGAACGTCCTGGGACATTATTTCCTCCCTGCCGTCTCCACGCTTTTTCTCAACCTCTCCATGATACTCTGCGCGCTGGTCCTTTCGCCCCTGTTCGAAATCCCGATCACCTCTCTGGCCATCGGCGTCCTGATCGGGGGCGCGGTGCAGCTTCTCATGCATTTTCCCGTCCTGCGGCGCAAGGGGGTCCGCCTGCATCTCGATTTCAATTTCCGGCATCCCGCAGTCGTGCGGGTAAGCCGCCTGATGCTCCCCGGGATCGCCGGGGTGGCGATCTATCAGATCAATGTGGTAGTGACCCGTCTGCTCGCCTCCTTCCTCCCCGAAGGGAGTGTCTCCTATCTGTATTACGGGCAGCGCCTGTTCGAATTCCCCCAAGGCATTTTCGTCGTCTCCCTGGCCCAGGCCGTCCTCCCCGCCATGAGCCGGCAGGCATCGCTGGGGGATGAGGAAGGGCTCAAGGATTCGCTGCGCTTCGCCCTGGCCCTGATCGCCGTGATTACCGTTCCGGCGGCGGTGGGGTTGATGCTCTGCGCGGTGCCCGTGTACAGCCTCTTTTTCATGAAGGGTGCATTCGGGTATTACGAGGTGCGTCAGACGGCGCTGGCCCTGGCGGCTTTCGCCCCGGGGCTCCTCTTCGTCGGGGTTAGTCGGGTCGTGGTGCCTGCCTTTTACGCCATGAAGGACACCCGCACCCCCGTCTGGATTTCCTTCTGGACACTGCTTGTCAACGCCGGAACAGGCCTCATTCTGATGAAGCCCTTCGGCCATACCGGTCTGGCCATGGCTCTTACCTTTTCTTCGATTTTCAACTGCCTGCTTCTGGTCTGGGCTCTGCACCGCAAGGTCGGGCGGCTGGGTTTATCCCGGCTCTTTGCCTCTCTGGTACGTCTCCTTCCTGCCGCGGGTTGCATGGCCGCGGTGGTCTGGTATATCCTGGAATTTGCGCCCTGGAGTACGGCAGGGGCGATCTGGCTCAAAGCGGCAGTGCTGAGCGCGGCGGTTGCTGCCGGAACCGGCATTTACGCGATGGGCTGCGTGGTGTTCAAGGTTCCCGAAGCCGCCGAGGCGATGGCTTTGATGAAAGGAAAACTGATGCGAGGAAAGAAATGA
- the rpsT gene encoding 30S ribosomal protein S20, with amino-acid sequence MANHKSAIKRNKQNALRNARNTHIRSTMRTYVKQVRQAVAEGNAESAKTALERVIPFIDKAATKGIIHKATASRKISRLTRLVNALQA; translated from the coding sequence TTGGCCAATCACAAATCCGCGATCAAGAGAAACAAGCAGAACGCTCTGCGCAATGCCCGCAACACGCACATTCGGTCTACCATGAGGACTTATGTCAAACAGGTCCGCCAGGCGGTCGCCGAAGGCAATGCCGAATCGGCCAAGACGGCTCTGGAGAGGGTCATCCCCTTTATCGATAAAGCCGCCACCAAAGGAATCATTCACAAGGCAACCGCCAGCCGCAAAATCTCCCGCCTTACCAGACTGGTGAACGCCCTTCAAGCTTAG
- the holA gene encoding DNA polymerase III subunit delta — MTPVELDRNLAAHKIPPLLFLFGEETFSLERTLQRVLDLAVPPDTRDFNYNLYHGRESRAETILDTVRTLPLFAAHRMVLVKDAQNLAAAELEAFVPYLQHPMPETVLVFTADKIDRRKKFFQEFNKKGELVEYKKLYDNQIPAFVKSQAHEAGRSFTEDALALFCRRMGTNLQEVHGELSKLFAYLGERNLADVKDVAAVVSDTRVDSIFDLTNAMGDKNTGEALRLLSRLLAEGVAPLLILSMMVRHFRQLWKTRELLEQGTGKQDLCRRIGINPYFLDGLVKQARRFSSVQYRHSFELFLDVDMALKSSGAHPAVLLEKLVQDIAVGEPG, encoded by the coding sequence ATGACGCCTGTGGAACTCGATCGGAATCTCGCAGCGCATAAAATTCCACCGCTGCTCTTTCTCTTCGGTGAAGAAACCTTTTCCCTGGAGCGGACGTTGCAGCGCGTACTCGATCTGGCCGTCCCCCCCGATACACGCGACTTCAACTATAACCTTTATCACGGCCGGGAATCCCGAGCCGAAACCATTCTCGATACGGTCCGCACCCTCCCTCTGTTTGCCGCGCATCGCATGGTGCTGGTCAAGGATGCCCAGAACCTAGCCGCCGCAGAGCTTGAAGCGTTTGTTCCCTATCTGCAGCATCCCATGCCGGAAACTGTCCTGGTTTTCACCGCCGACAAGATCGACCGGCGCAAGAAGTTTTTCCAGGAATTCAATAAAAAGGGAGAGTTGGTCGAATACAAGAAGCTGTACGACAATCAGATCCCGGCATTTGTAAAATCCCAGGCCCATGAGGCGGGACGCTCTTTCACCGAGGATGCTCTGGCCCTGTTCTGCCGACGGATGGGGACCAATCTCCAGGAGGTGCACGGCGAATTGAGCAAGCTCTTTGCCTATCTGGGGGAGAGGAATCTGGCCGATGTCAAAGATGTGGCCGCCGTTGTTTCCGATACCCGGGTGGACAGCATCTTCGACCTGACCAACGCCATGGGAGACAAGAATACCGGAGAGGCATTGCGTCTTCTGAGCAGGCTTCTCGCTGAAGGGGTGGCCCCGCTGCTCATCCTCAGCATGATGGTGCGGCATTTCCGGCAGCTCTGGAAGACCCGGGAGCTTCTTGAACAGGGAACGGGCAAACAGGATCTCTGCCGACGCATCGGGATAAACCCTTATTTTCTCGACGGACTAGTAAAACAGGCCCGGCGGTTTTCTTCAGTGCAGTACCGGCACTCCTTCGAACTCTTTCTTGACGTCGATATGGCGCTCAAGTCAAGCGGGGCTCATCCGGCCGTCTTGCTTGAGAAGCTGGTGCAGGATATTGCGGTGGGCGAGCCCGGCTGA
- the lptE gene encoding LptE family protein produces the protein MRRLILFWVLPFLLCGCGYHLSGDVNNLPPEIRTLYIELFANRTAEPFLENLITKEVTREFARTRSLHITEDRTRADAVLSGAVTAYSTSPVSFGLDDEITEYRSAMAVDAVLYRASDGKTLWKGSLSWTEEYPSNDDKAVQEDNEAEAIDVIIERQAEELYFRIVDNF, from the coding sequence ATGCGGCGCCTGATTCTTTTCTGGGTACTTCCGTTTCTTTTGTGCGGCTGCGGTTATCATCTCTCCGGAGACGTGAACAACCTGCCTCCTGAAATCCGGACCCTCTATATCGAACTCTTTGCCAATCGTACCGCCGAGCCGTTTCTGGAAAACCTCATCACCAAGGAGGTGACAAGGGAGTTCGCCCGGACCCGCAGTCTGCATATCACCGAAGACCGGACCCGCGCCGACGCTGTTTTGTCCGGAGCCGTCACCGCCTATTCGACCTCTCCGGTATCTTTCGGACTAGACGACGAAATAACCGAGTACCGATCGGCCATGGCCGTCGATGCCGTCCTTTATCGTGCTTCCGATGGCAAGACTCTGTGGAAGGGAAGCCTTTCCTGGACGGAGGAGTATCCTTCCAACGACGACAAGGCCGTCCAGGAAGACAATGAGGCCGAAGCCATCGATGTCATCATCGAACGCCAGGCCGAGGAGCTTTATTTCAGGATCGTGGACAATTTCTGA